TTATTATCCATCCCCTGGCGGTTGCCCATGTCGTGGCCGACCTTAAGATGGATGACGCCACGATCTGTGCCGCCCTCCTCCACGACGTTCTCGAGGATACCTACATTTCAGAAGAAGAACTGGATAGGGAATTCGGAAGGGAGATCACTGCTTTGATCCGTGGAGCGACAAAACTCAGCGTCGGTTTTGCGCTCATCAAACAGGAAGAAGCTCAAATAGAAAACTACCGGCGCCTTTTTGTCGCAATGGCCGAAGATGTCCGTGTAATTATCATCAAGCTGGCCGACCGACTGCATAATATGCGCACCCTGAAGTTCCAGTATCGGGATAAAAAGGAAATCATTGCTCAGGAAACTTTGGAAATTTTCGCACCGATTGCCAGAAGGCTGGGGATCGGTAAGATTAGTAACGAGTTAGAAAACCTCTCGTTGTTTTTTCTCGATCCGGAAATATTCTGCAACGTTCAGCGAGGAATTGAGCGGATCCGGGAATCAAGGGAAAGCCAGATTGGCGTGGCAGAAACAAAATTACGGGAACGATTAAGTCGCTCAAAAATCAGCGCGGAATTCCAGAGTCGCTTTAAGAACATTTATAGTATTTACATGAAAATGAACCGCCAGAAGATCAGCCTCGACGACCTGCACGATCTCATTGCTATGCGGGTGATTGTCGAAACAATCGAGGACTGTTACGCAGTCCTGGGAATCGTCCATTCCCTCTGGGTCCCAGTTGCCGACCGGTTCAAAGATTATATCGCTCTTCCCAAGTCAAATATGTACCAATCTCTGCACACAACAGTCATCGGTCCTCAGGGTGATCCGATGGAAATTCAGATTCGAACTTGGGAAATGCACCGTATAGCCGAATATGGGGTTGCCGCCCACTGGCGCTACAAGGAGGGAAAGAAGGAAGCAGCAAATGAGATCTTGGAGCGAATGGCCTGGTTGCGCCAGATTCTGGAATGGCAGCAGGACCTGCGTAATACCCGGGAATTCATGGAAAGCTTGAAAATCAGTCTTTTTGATGAGGAGGTATATGTTTTTACCCCAAAAGGAGATTTAAAGAAGCTTCCCCGGAAATCCACGCCCATAGATTTTGCCTACCTGATCCACACAGAAATCGGAAACCATTGCATCGGTGCGCGGGTTAACAAACAGATCGTCCCCCTTGATTACCAGTTGAAAAGCGGGGATATCGTTGAAATAATTACCTCCCGCTCCTCTTCCGGCCCGAGTGTCGATTGGCTGAGGATCGCTCAGACACCGGGAGCCCGCAATAAAATCCGGGCCTTTCTTCGCAAGAAAAACCGGGATGTGAGCTTGGAAAAAGGAAAATCCGCCCTTGAGAAAGAACTCGCAAAATATTCCCTGGAAGCCGAAGAGACAACCCAGGTCCAGGCGAACCTGGGGAAGTTTATGGATGAAAACAACTATCGAGCCCTTGAAGATCTTTATAGCGCAATTGGAGAGGGACGGTTCACCACCAGGCAGGTTATCAACAAAATCTTGCCGTATTCGATTCGTAAACGGTTTCAAAAGAAAAAGCGGGTTGGAGCAAAACCGACCACGACTCAGGCAGAAGACGCAATCATCATCCAGGGTGCTACCGGTCTTTCCGTGAAACTGGCCCGCTGCTGCCTTCCGATATCCGGTGACCGTATCGTTGGATTCATCACCCTGGGAAAAGGGATCACGGTTCACCGATCCATCTGCCACAACCTGGTACGTCTGTCCCAGAACAGCAACCGGATTATTGAGGCGACTTGGGACAGGGAGGTGATTCATTCTTACCAGGCCGGCTTAGTGGTCGAATCTTTGGACCGCCCGAAACTTCTAGCGGATATCACCAATACGTTTGCTAACCTTCAGATGGAGATCCGTTCGATCCATGCGCATACCAACGGAAGCGAAGCGAAGATTGTTATGGTGGTGGAAGTAAAAGACCGAAATGAACTGGATTCTTGTGTCCAGGCGCTGAAGAAAGTATCTCATGTGAAAGCTGTTCGGCGGGGAGGAGCGTTTGTTCTGAAATGATAGCCGTGATCCAGCGGGTGACGTCAGCCTTGGTCCGGGTCGGTGGGAATATTACCGGCAAGATTGACGATGGTCTTCTGGTCTTCCTGGGGGTGGGGCGGGGAGACGACTTATTGGACGTCGAGTACCTGATAAGAAAAATACCCAATCTTCGACTCTTTAAAGATAAACAGGACAAGATGAACGCCAGCTTGATTGACCGTGGCGGGAAAATACTCCTGGTTTCACAGTTTACCCTCTATGGCGAATGCCGCAGAGGGCTACGCCCCAGTTTTGACCGAGCCGCCGATCCGATCTTGGCCCGGGAACTTTTTGAAGCGGTGCGGAACGGCTTAGCGCAACGGGGTTTGGATGTCCAAACGGGCATCTTTGGAGCAATAATGCAGGTCGAGCTTGTAAACGACGGTCCGGTGACGATCTTGCTGGAGAGCAAAAAAGGGAACGAGACATGAATGCGTACCTAAGATACCGTCGTTTTACTCTGGGAGATTTTTTGACCGAGTGTTATTTGGTTTTTCGAGACAGAGAAGCTCTGCTCATCGATTCACCGGTCCCGGCGCCGGATATCGACAACTTTTTAGTGGAGAACGGGCTGAATTTAATCTTTATTGTCAATACTCATGGTCATATCGACCATATTGGGGGCAACCGGTATTTCAAGGAGCAGTATCCCGGAGCAAAACTGCTCATCCACGAACGTGAAGTCCGGTATCTATTAGACCCTTCTTTAAATCTTTCTTCTAAAATTTATCACCCTTTTGTCTCTCCGGAATCAGATCAAGCGCTCGCGGGAGAGGCAGGCCGCTTCTTGTTCGGTGGTGTCCCGGTAGACTATCTCCATACCCCCGGTCATACACCGGGAAGTATGTGTTTGTATTTTCCGGACCTACTGTGGCTTTTCAGTGGAGATACTTTGTTTGCCGGGTCAGTGGGAAGAACGGATTTGCCAGGTGGTTCTTTCCAGGCACTGACTGCTTCTCTGAAAAAAATGTGTTCCCACTTTCCGGGGGAGGCGACCGTTCTTCCCGGTCATGGACCGATGAGCACCCTTCAGGAGGAAATTAGCTCTAATCCTTATCTAATCGAATTAGTTGGGAAGAAGGTATAGGACATGTATTACACTGCTTTGTTTCCGGAGAAGGAATGTTTCTGAAAGCCCAAAAGGAATGAAAATGAAGATTGAAAACATTGTCGTGACCGGAGCCAGTAAGGGCATTGGAAGGGCGATCTCTCTGAAGCTGGTTTCATCGGGGATGACAGTTTTCGCTCTGGCCCGGCATCGGGAAACTCTAAAGGAACTAACCGTGTGGGGTGGCGAAAAAAATCCACACCTATCCCGTTGATGGGACTAGCCCCCGGGAACTTGCGGCGATCTATCGGACAATCGAATCAGAACATG
This region of Atribacteraceae bacterium genomic DNA includes:
- a CDS encoding bifunctional (p)ppGpp synthetase/guanosine-3',5'-bis(diphosphate) 3'-pyrophosphohydrolase produces the protein MSEKRPIIVVVSHYLDELQERIAEYNPRFDRSLIEKAYTFSQQAHQGQDRLSGEPFIIHPLAVAHVVADLKMDDATICAALLHDVLEDTYISEEELDREFGREITALIRGATKLSVGFALIKQEEAQIENYRRLFVAMAEDVRVIIIKLADRLHNMRTLKFQYRDKKEIIAQETLEIFAPIARRLGIGKISNELENLSLFFLDPEIFCNVQRGIERIRESRESQIGVAETKLRERLSRSKISAEFQSRFKNIYSIYMKMNRQKISLDDLHDLIAMRVIVETIEDCYAVLGIVHSLWVPVADRFKDYIALPKSNMYQSLHTTVIGPQGDPMEIQIRTWEMHRIAEYGVAAHWRYKEGKKEAANEILERMAWLRQILEWQQDLRNTREFMESLKISLFDEEVYVFTPKGDLKKLPRKSTPIDFAYLIHTEIGNHCIGARVNKQIVPLDYQLKSGDIVEIITSRSSSGPSVDWLRIAQTPGARNKIRAFLRKKNRDVSLEKGKSALEKELAKYSLEAEETTQVQANLGKFMDENNYRALEDLYSAIGEGRFTTRQVINKILPYSIRKRFQKKKRVGAKPTTTQAEDAIIIQGATGLSVKLARCCLPISGDRIVGFITLGKGITVHRSICHNLVRLSQNSNRIIEATWDREVIHSYQAGLVVESLDRPKLLADITNTFANLQMEIRSIHAHTNGSEAKIVMVVEVKDRNELDSCVQALKKVSHVKAVRRGGAFVLK
- the dtd gene encoding D-aminoacyl-tRNA deacylase, giving the protein MIAVIQRVTSALVRVGGNITGKIDDGLLVFLGVGRGDDLLDVEYLIRKIPNLRLFKDKQDKMNASLIDRGGKILLVSQFTLYGECRRGLRPSFDRAADPILARELFEAVRNGLAQRGLDVQTGIFGAIMQVELVNDGPVTILLESKKGNET
- a CDS encoding MBL fold metallo-hydrolase, with translation MNAYLRYRRFTLGDFLTECYLVFRDREALLIDSPVPAPDIDNFLVENGLNLIFIVNTHGHIDHIGGNRYFKEQYPGAKLLIHEREVRYLLDPSLNLSSKIYHPFVSPESDQALAGEAGRFLFGGVPVDYLHTPGHTPGSMCLYFPDLLWLFSGDTLFAGSVGRTDLPGGSFQALTASLKKMCSHFPGEATVLPGHGPMSTLQEEISSNPYLIELVGKKV
- a CDS encoding SDR family NAD(P)-dependent oxidoreductase — encoded protein: MKIENIVVTGASKGIGRAISLKLVSSGMTVFALARHRETLKELTVWGGEKNPHLSR